The genomic stretch GGAATCGTCGGCACAGGCTCACTGAAGCACGGTCCCCGCAAGGCGTTCTCCTCCCAGCTCAACCGCGTATCGTACGTCATCGAAAACTCCGCCATCACGCAATCTGGATTTTGGAATGAAAGGCGGTCAATATGAATCGATGAACCCAACCAACCGACGGAAATTCTTGCAGCATGCGGGAGCTTGGGGAGCCACCCTCGCCGTCCGTCCCTCTTTCGAAGAGCGAAGTTCGCCGACGCGGATCCCTTCTTCATCGAGGATCCCTCCCCACCGTGCGCTCCATCTGCCGGGCGTGCATGCCTATCCGAGCCTTCAAAGTGTCCAGGCGGGCGAGATCATTCGATTCCACGTCAGCTCCACCGTGCCCACCACGATTTCAATTTGCCGTCTCGGATCCGGAATCGATGACCCCGCCACCCGCGAAGTCTTGCATGATTTTCCGACATCCCCCCCCTCCCCGCAACCCATCCACCCCGGTTCTTACGCTCATGTGCCCAAAGGCATCCGCAAATCTTTGGTCGCGCTGACCCTCGAATGCTGGGTTCGGCCCTGGACCCTTTCCCGCCTGCAAGGAGTGATCAGTCAGGAAGACAAGGAGGATGCTCGCGGATTCGCACTCGGGCTCGGCCAGGACGGTTACGCTGGTTTTTATCTCGGAGACGGCCAATCGCCGGATGAAGAAGTCATCCACCGAACCGCCCCAGGCGCCATTCAACCACGGGTATGGCAGCATCTGGTTGCGCGGTGGGACGGTGAATTCAAAGAGATATGGATCAATGGTAAGCGCGCAGGCCGCTGGCCCTTTCGCAAGCCAGCCCTTCCAGGACCGCACCCCATCCGGCTTGGCGCAATGTCCGAGAATGGCGTCTCCACCCATTTCCTGGATGCCGATATCGCGATGCCCTCGATCTCGGGCCGAGCCTTGACTCAAGACGAAATCCAGAAGCGCCACCAGGCCCGGGCCCTGGAGTTTCCCTCAAGGGAAGCCTTGCTCGCCTGTTGGCCGCTGGATGAGGAAAAGGGTGACTCCCTCCGGGACCTCAGTGGAAACGGCCGCAACGCCAGGCTCATCAATTTGGGAACATGGATGATCGGGGGGCCTTCGTTCGACGGCGATGCGGTCCCGCGCTACCGATCTTACGACCCCGCACGGGATGTTTCCCGCGGACATGGGCTGAGGTTCGCCTCGGACGATCTCTACGATTGTCGATGGAAAGCGACTCATGCGTGGAAGCCGCCCCTCACCGCGAAAGCCGGGCTGCACGCGGTTCGAATTCATTACCAGTGGCAGGGTGAACCCCAGGATTACTACGTGACTTTCAATGTGAAGAGAGGCAAAGCGCGGGCTCGGCCTCCCATCCTGGTGCTGCTTTCGACCAGCACCTGGCTCGCCTACAACGCCGTGCCTTTTTG from Verrucomicrobiota bacterium encodes the following:
- a CDS encoding LamG domain-containing protein, translating into MNPTNRRKFLQHAGAWGATLAVRPSFEERSSPTRIPSSSRIPPHRALHLPGVHAYPSLQSVQAGEIIRFHVSSTVPTTISICRLGSGIDDPATREVLHDFPTSPPSPQPIHPGSYAHVPKGIRKSLVALTLECWVRPWTLSRLQGVISQEDKEDARGFALGLGQDGYAGFYLGDGQSPDEEVIHRTAPGAIQPRVWQHLVARWDGEFKEIWINGKRAGRWPFRKPALPGPHPIRLGAMSENGVSTHFLDADIAMPSISGRALTQDEIQKRHQARALEFPSREALLACWPLDEEKGDSLRDLSGNGRNARLINLGTWMIGGPSFDGDAVPRYRSYDPARDVSRGHGLRFASDDLYDCRWKATHAWKPPLTAKAGLHAVRIHYQWQGEPQDYYVTFNVKRGKARARPPILVLLSTSTWLAYNAVPFCENPPPGLFLNTGGHKNSHPEAPAFSCYRNHHAGQPSYQFGLRMPWPCAGPDILYSSRETGYSHLMRAERFLHVWLDQSGYRYDVVTDLDLHQDPGLLRGYRTVMINGHSEYWSVDALRGLERYLREGGTAVVLSGNTMFWRTSFNREGTVMECRKFDERIGGRGGTPVGELFHSHDGQRGSLLRECGHPAWQYVGLECCGWGGVENREAGVYTVTRPDHFLFHQPESVGLKQGETFGHGPGGDSRRAVGHEYDVRLSTLLRMTRQYPPGFVRPEEPSGITTLAVGKRPSNKALDYFTQPVEAPDGVVAEMIYWERPEGGRVFHAGAIGAGWALEADPRWATLMRNVLHAFGVDRPT